In Quercus robur chromosome 11, dhQueRobu3.1, whole genome shotgun sequence, the sequence AAGTTAAAAAGGTTGTACCCAAAGCACAAGGCCCCCACTTGTGCGAGGTCTAGAAGAGGTGGCCTCATCCCCGATTATGGAGAGGCTGATTCCTAGACTCGAACCCTAGACACATTGCTTGGACAAGGGTGGTTGCAATCACACCAATGCCCAAACTCAATATAGAATAAGCCAAATGTATCAAAAATTTGGAAGAacataattttgaatttatgaAACACGTCCTACATTTTTTAGATAGTCCAGAATTAAGTATTGAATACACCTATTGGTATAGGAATATATTGAATGATACCCTATTGAATACACCTATTAGTCCAGAATTAAGTATAGGAATACACCTATTGAATACACCTATTAGTATAGGAATACACCTATATATATCGGTAAATAACTTGTAAAAGGTTCAAGGACACATGTTATTGTCAATGTTACACTACTTAGTAACTTTTAACACAAAGTatattgacaaatccaccattggattacatggtCTCTCCATATCCTCCACGCTTGCCAAAtatcaaaatgataaaaatttaaGATCTACTCCATCTATAGAAATTTTgcactttcaaattttttatattaaaagaaaaaaaacacaagtttaCGCTTCCAATAGTAAATAGAATCCAGTTAACATAAAACTTCATTTGTGTTTTAAGCATGGAGTGAAAGTAACCCGTCAATATACTTATATTACTAAAATTTATTGAGTGGCATAACGTTAAAAAAGAGTTACACCACTAAATAGCTtttaatataatgaaaaaataaaaataaaaaataaaaatctacttATTAACATATCCTCACCATATCTATCCTCTATTTTATAAAATGACATATTAATAACTTGTAACAACCATATGGATGTTTCTTAGTGCACATTGTGTATGTTTATGAAGAGAAATGTAAATAGGTATTGAGCCTACCTCAGCTTGCCAATATAAGTGCTACTTGATCTAGATATGTTATCAGCATCCATAGAGATAACATATTCTGTGCATGTGGTTCTTCGAGTCCTCTTTGCCGAAAGAAGAAATTTTCCATTTTCAACCAGCAAAGCTGCAGGAGAAGAGAATAAGTAAATGTCCAATTTATTCAAGGAAAACAGTATATACAGACTGGTTCAAACCATTCAGGCAGgacaatacataaaaaaataaataaataaataaaatggaatagattttcataaagaataaatagaacaagattataaagaaaaaaaaaatgttagttaaTCTTGAGTCTTGACTTAGGTCTACAGACTAACCAAAGAAGCATGATAAAAGGTAAAGTCAAACTCACTTTTCTCACAAATGGTGCGTGAAACTTGCTGGCCAAAACGCCATCACAAGTATTTTACGGACCATTTTAATACCTCACTCAACAGCTACAGCacattttacttatttttatccATTTGCTGATTTAATTCTCCCTCGCTGACCAAAGAGCATTTGACATGGAATTTTGCACTTGAATCAAACTCCAAAATTTCCATATATCTTGAAAATTAAGCTCTTTCATAGCCAAGGCAAGCTGAATTGACATCCTAAATACACCAAAACCTATGGAATCGGACTATGAAGACCTAAAGAAGCTTTTTATAGCCAACATAAGTATAAATTTGACAATGCTTGGACTACGTCAAATAAAGCGTAGCTGAACGGTAGGGCAAGTCTAGCTCTTTTCAGTTGCTTGTTTACAATTAAAAAGCCCTCTAATCATAGGGAGGCTGAGAGTGCTCATGAAAAGGAATAAATTATAAACATATACTTTCAGCATAATGTTTTCACAAACTAAATGAAAATGTGTCTTCTATGAGTATTAAAATAGACATAAGACAGGTATCCCAAAAGAACCATCATATTGGGAAGTTACTAACTTATTTGCACTTAAACATCAGACACCCTTTAATTCATGAATTTACAAAGCACTGGCCTTCAACAAAGCATATtagttatttttcttctttggctaCAACAAGCAACATTATTGAATTGCACCAGCCAGTGCAATAGTGAACTTTTCACAAGAAACCCAGTATGCATCATTCACATACACTACCAATACATTTTTTATGatcataataacaataattacaACTCTTCAAAGCAGAAAATTGGTATAAATACTTTTAGATTCATGTATGCATTCCAAAAAGAAATACACTaccaaattaatgaaaatactTTAATTTAAAGACATTAAATGCCTTTTTGTTGCTGGATATCAATGAATAATATAGAACCACAAACTAAGAAATTCAAAGAGATTAAAAAGGCAACTTAACACTATGAAAGGATGCTTACCAGGACTAAGACACAGAAAAAGGTGGTATGTTAAATTAGATTTATCCCTTTTTATGAAGCACTGGATAGCTCCGTCACGTGGCCCTGGCTGAAAATTCAAACAATCAAAAACAGTCAGTGGCACCCTATAGGATGTCCAAATGTTTTAATGCAGACGCATTACCACTATAAATGAAACAGATAGAAAATCCTGGCAACTTTAATTCCATTACCAATTTgagttaagaaaaaaactacTAATAAACGAATAATAGTATGCAATAAAACAAATGACACAACAGAACCAACCTGCTTCAGGGACACAGGGAAGGTAAGCTTCCCACAGAACTCAGGACTCTTCACTATATCTTTGCACATCGTCCTCCAAGAACGGCAAACTGCTGCACATGCAACAACATGCTTACGAGAAGGCCACACACTCTCACTTTCTTCCAGCCTCCTAATTACATCAAATAGTAGCTCAGGAGGTAGGCTAGCCCATCGACTGTTCTGTATTATGATAGGCTGTTCTTGCAAATCATGTAATGAACCATGAGATTTGCCTCTGTGATGACCAGTTAGCCTGACTTCAAAACCCCGTCTAGATAAGCTCCCAAAACCATCCCTCACATCACGTACTATGCTACGGAACGACATTCTACAGGTGGATCACACTACCAGTAAAATCAAATATCTCACACGAAACTTTCTGATAAATTATATTCCACTTATTAAGTACATACAGCTGCCCATAAACAAAAAGTGCATCAGTTCCTGCCAAAAATgtcatcaacaaaaataaagatagCAAGAAAATAGAATaggaaacaaaagtaaaaaagaaaagaaaaagaaaaaggcagcTTCACATGGACTACAAAGTATTCCAAATAGCCGAACCTTATTTGTTAACAACTTTTATAGGTTCTTAACTTCATGCTTTACCAAAAAGCTATAAGTCAGTTTCACTAAGCCAAGTAACATTCTATCTTAAGAGCTCATCAAAAACTCTTAACTTGCTCTCTAAagatataataaaacaaattatacAGTGAAATACTTTCTGCAGTAAAGCATACAATCCCTCttaagaaaaggaaaatctAAACAGAGACATAAAGCTGGCTGCGTTTGAGGAAAGTCGTTCATGGAAAACCATTAGGACAAGCCAAACCCAAATCTAGAAATAGAAACTAAAGTAATTTCCTttactttgttaaattaattatgTCACAAACccataccaaaaaaataaataaaaaccagatgaaagataaaatttttatctatatAACAAAGTGAGAATTTATACCTGCTGATCATATAACAAAgccttttctattttctatataatttcttaattatttttaatttaaccCAGTTTCCGCTAGATGAACACAAATTCACTAATTccattccaaaaataaaatagtacccccatctcacttcaacaaattccaaaataaaatacttgCCTTGTGCATCTACATATACCAAAAGTAAAAAAGTGTAAGAACACAAACCTGGTAAGGAAGCTAAGACCGATCAAAGCAGAGCTCAATAACTTAGTCAAAACCCATCAAAGATCTGCAAAGCACAACaacatgtaaattttttattaaaaaaacccagaaatttccTCATAAAGAGAAGACTACTAGAAGAAGTTAAAGAACCAAGATTTTCTCtggaatttttttgaaacaaaaaggtAGATTTGAAGGTGAgtggaagaaaaagagagatctATACCTCAACGACAAGTACCTCAACAAAGACACAAATCTTAAACTAAAATCACAAACTttcttttggtgtttttttttttaatttttatcttcaCTTCTACAGTTCTATCAGGTAATATAAggtaacaacaacaaccaaagcAGAAGGAGAAAAGTCGTCAAAGTCAGAATTGTAACAACAACCCTTTTTTTCTTCAGACCACTGTACCTCTCTttaggtctctctctctctctctctcatccggACTCCAAGTCTACATTAAATTTAGTTCACGGAAGCAGCAGAGAAAAAGGTACTAGTAAATTtaatagtattattattatttttttttttttatgtttaggtAGTgatgtatatatagtatgaaATATTAATAATCTTTCCTAAAGTGCCAAGTGTGTCacaactctttcttttttttttgtttcttttttggtggtGATGTTTTATGAGTAGGCTGTGTTATAAACTTACCAAAAGATTTATTAGACCAAAAGGGCTTTGACCTTTTCTGTCATATCTTACAATACAACAACGGAAGTTGCAGCGAAAGAGTTGaattgtaacttgtaagatATTCACAggcagaagagagagagagatatataaaaATGAGTTGTCACTCACTTGTAACTTGTAAGATTGTGGAATATACTATATAGAGTCTAGACTATGCTAGGTTTTATTCCTCTACGCTAGCTCCTTCTATTTCTGGATACGTACTTGAGATTTTTCCACTTTAGACTGCCCAAattccttccttttctttttcttttaataaggttgtgtttttcagtttttgtttagtttctcaaccaaaaaaaaaaaaaaaaaagttgtgtttttgtttggacataaaatgttttaaaatactTTCTATATTTTCGGGTATTTTACCCAACTTAAAATGTTGGTCagaaaagaaattatttgaCCAATAAAATGGGTTTTAGGAGAAGTATATGCTATTTAGTATTATGATTCTTTAGGgggttattttgatttttttttttttttttttttttttttggggaagacAGGCTACATAGTCCTATGAGGAAAGCAATTTGGAAGCCTCCCCCAGATGGGTGGGTTAAGTTGAATTTTGATGCAAGAGAAGAGAAAACTTCTTTAATTGTAGTGGGCATAGATAATAAAGGAGATTTGATTTTTGCTTGGGCTAAACAAGTTGGACCGAGGTGGGTGAAGTAAAGACAGCACTTTGTGACATCAGAAAAGCTATTAATAAAggaatttctaaaattattgtgGAAGGGGATGTTTAGAATGTAATAGGTCCATTTGGGAAATGCAAGAATGAAGACTCATTGGAGTATTGCAAAGGTGATtgcagatattttagatcttgttaagtgttttgatgtgttttctttttcttttatatacagCGAGGGCAATGCTTCAACCCATCTTTTAGCCCCATTAGGTTGCTTTTGTAAATTGGGTAAAGCCATTACCCATCTCTAATGTCCCTCTCCTGGTTGTTCGGGTTGTGGAAAGAGAGATGAATCCAGACCTTCCATTCTTTTGTACTTTGATGACTATCAATATAGtaattatttagcaaaaaaaattgtcaataatgaaaaaaaaattattgacatttaacaaacaaaaaaaaaaaaaacaaaaattctctctctctctctctctctctctctctctctctctctctctctctctctctctctctctctcacacacacacacacaagtacAAGCAACTCCTAAAATCATCTATTATTCTTTTAGCTCTCCAGGTTTTAAACATTGATGCTTTGCGCAATTGCAATGCAAAGCCAAAGTTATAAAATAGGGTCGCGATGGTCATCATTATGCCAATGTGAGCAATCCTATATTTATGTTATTGTTGTAGATAATGCTGTCAAAATCGAGATCCTATATACGTAGAATCATAGGAGATAGGTGGAATCGTAGATCATAAGATCCTACattatttgaggaaaaaaaaaaacacacacacacacacacacacattggtatgttaaataatcacataaattatacattcattcATAATTTGCATCCATTTGATGTATTACTATACATCACTATATCCATTTGTAAGTATCATTTAAAATAGGCCAAAAATCTCAAAACGTGACACTCTATtgggatgttatttttcatttggtcCAATTGACATTCTATCTCTCTACATTAGAAAAGCAAAACTTGATCTTTtaggatattatttttaatttaggtCCAACTAAACCTTATGTCAagttaaagaaaattacaagaaatCAGGATCATTTGGGATCATCAGAATTGTACAATCCTACCAATCCTAAACAATTGCAAAGATCCTTGAAAGATTCGGATCGTTTTTTGCTTGGGCTGAACAAGTAGGACCGAGGTGGGTGAAGTAAAGGCAACACTTTGTGCCATCAGAAAAGCTATTAATAAAggaatttctaaaattattgtgGAAGGGGATGTTTAGAATGTGATAGGTCCATTTGGGAAATGCAGGAATGAAGACTCATTGGAGTATTGCAAAGGTGATTGTAGATATTTTGGATCTTGTTAAGTGTTTtgatgcattttctttttcttttatatacagAGATGGCAATGCTTCAGTCCATCTTTTAGCCCCACTGGGCTACTTTTGTAAATTAGGTAAGGCCATTACCCATCTCTAATGTCCCTCTCCTGGTTGTTTGGGTTGTGGAAAGAAAGATGATTCCAGACCTTCCATTCTTTTGTACTCTGATGACTATCAATAAAgtaattatttaacaaaaaaaatgtcaataatgaaaaaaaattattgacatttaacaaacaaaaataaataaaaataaaaactctctctctctctctctctctctctctctctctcacacacacacacacacacacacacacacacaagtacAAGCAACTCCTAAAATCATCTATGATTCTTTTGGCTCTCCATGTTTTAAACATTGATGCTTTGCGCAATCGCGACGCAAAGCCAAAGTTATAAAATAAGGTCGCGATGGTCATCATTATGTCAATGTGAGCAATCCTATATTTATGTTATTGTTGTAGATAATGCTGTCAAAATTGAGATCCTATATACGTAGAATCGTAGGAGGTAGGTGAGATCGTGGATCATAAAatcctacattatttgagaaaaaaaacacattggTATGTTagataatcacataaattatacattcattcATAATTTGCATCCATTTGATTTTGATGTATTATTATACATTACTATATCCATTTGTAATCATCAtttaaaagaagcaaaaaatttcaaaatgtgacactctattgagatgttatttttcatttgatcCAACTAACACTCTATCTCTCTACGTTAGAAAAGCAAAACTTGATCTATTGggatattatttttcatttaggtcCAACTCAGCCTTATGTCAagttaaagaaaattacaagaaatCAGGATCGTTTGGGATCATTAGAATTGTACAATCCTACCGATCCTGAACAATTCCAAAGATCCTTGAAAGATTCAAATCATTTTAGGTAGGTGAGATTGTAAAATCGTAGGATTTAGATTGGGATTTTGACAACTATGATTGTAGACATCCTATTTTGTTCTATTCTATACCCAAGGACCTCAACCCCAATGACAAAGAATCCAATtgctattaaaataattaacatCGTGTGTGAAATCCAATGGTCCAAAAAGCTCAATTCATGACCTAAAAAGAACCCAAGTTTTAGTCCAAAATTCAATTGCTAGCCTAATCCATAAAAACAGCCAGATCCACGTGTGCACCAATTTTTCGGCATATGTCAATCTAGGATAGCAAACCTCATTTCACTTAATTTCCATCTTGTTGAGATTTTTGGTCAATCAAACTAATCAATTGACTGGCTCTCAATGCCAAGGCAGGGACTAGCTCAtatgcttggaaaagcattCTCAAGGGGCGGGATGTGGTAAGTAAAGGATTGCAATGGAGAGTGGGTAACGGCTCGAAGATCCATATCTACCAGGACAATTGGCTCCCTAACCCGCACCTTAAACAAGTACTGTCTCCCCCAGATTTTCTCAACAATGATGCTAGGGTATCAGTTCTGATTAATGGTAATAGAAGATGCTAGCTTCATGATGTGATTGACAATCTCTTCCTGCCTCACAAAGCTGGATTAATTAAATCTATTCCTCTCAGTTTGGTGGATTGCGATGATAAAATCTATTGGCCTCTGAATTTCAATGGCGAATATTCGGTCAAAACAGGGTATAGACTTCTTATGGATCATGATGCTAGCGAAAACCCAAGTTCTTCGGACATATCCCAGTCTAAGTAAATCTGGAAAGCGGTCTGGAATTTGAAAGTTCCAAATAGAGTGAAAACCTTAATTTGGCGGGCGGGTCTAGATGCTCTGCCTACTCAGGCAAATCTGGTGAAAAGGATGGTGTTGTGCGATCCGGTCTGTCCTAACTGTGGTCTGGGGCAGGAATCGGTCCTACATGCCCTTTGGTCTTGTTCGGCCTTATCTGAGGTTTGGGTAACCCACTTCGCGTGGCTAACCAGGCAAACCAGGTACTGTTCTAATTTCCGGGATATTATTCAAGCATGCCAATCTAGGAGCAGCCTCTTTGATTTGTTTGCAATCATCACTTCACTTATATGGGCCCATCGAAACAGATTGCGAGTTGGCGAAACAACTGTTCCGTTGCAAAGAATCAATTCCCTAGCCCGTGACTCTCTCCAGGAATTCTAGGAAGCTAATCCTTTCCCCCGTGGCCCCTCCTCCCCTCCCATCCCTGTCAAATGGTCTCTACCTCCTGAAAACTGGGTGAAAATCAACTTCGATGGGGCTTTATTTAAGGAGGATGGCTCTGTTGGATTGGGAGTCATTATTAGAAACGACCTTGGTCTAGCAATGGCTACCTCATCACAAATCATTCCACTGCCTACCTCGGTAGAGATGGTGGAAGTGCTAGCAGCCCGCAATGCCATCTGTTTAGCTAGGGAGCTTCAGTTTGCCAAAGTGATAGTTGAAGGTGACTCAGAACTGGTGATTAAGTCCCTGAATAGCACAAGCTACTCCTCTACCAGCTTTGGCCATATCGTTAGGGACATCAAAATTGCTTCCTCAGCTTTTAGTGAAGTGATTTTTTGTCACACCCGCAGACAAGGGAACAAAGTAGCCCATAAGATTGCTAGACGAGCTTGTAATTTTCCCTCTTTTAATGtctggatggaggatgttcctccaGACATTGCTCCTGTGTATATTTCTGAATTGGTTTAATGAATCTTCCTCCCCCCTCGTCTTCTTGGggtggattctcaaaaaaaaaaaaaactcactccACACTTCACTTCTCTATAAACCCttctaaacaaataaaaaaaaagcactcATTGAGGAGACTCATATCCTTCCAAGCTAGTGACCAACAAGGGGGATTGGCCAATTCATCCTCATGCACAATTAGTCACATTCTCTCCCTACAATCGCATTCAAGTTTGCCCCCTTTGAACCGAAAGTTTTATGCAACTTGTACTAATTTACGATTATCCTAACTGCTGGGCTTGTatcttttgttgatatttttctGTTGAACCTATGAACATCTTTTATCGCTAGACTCATAGGAGTATTATTTCTCTTCCTTCCAATTTGAAGTTGCTTTAATTCACTGTTACTTGCCACTAGATGCGAGTTCCATTGTTGTCCTTTTACTGCTGACGTGGATTGCTATACCAGTAGTTCATTATTAAAAGCATGCTATTTTATAGGTCAAAATTGGGTTTTACCATTTTAGccaaactttttactaaaatatctctgtttaaaactatttaggaatttgtctttattttgaaactcgatctGGCGAAAATTGAGTTATTTGAAAAAACCTGCatgaaactcaagttccatcaagggttttttttttttttagtttgattgcctataactcagTTTTTGCCAAatcaagtttttcattgaaactcaattttcaccaaattaagttttttattgaaactcaattttctaaaaatcgagtttaaaataGGGGCATATacctaaataattttaaacagaaAGCATTTTACTGAAAAGTTTAACTGAAAGGAATATATCCCCACTTTGCCCTATTTTATCAAACTTTTACTGCTAGACTCACGTAATTGTATTGGCTATAAGaactattttctttcatttttatctcACCAGTAAATgtacattattattttaacttatCTCTGGACATGTGTTCATGCCCAACACGGGCAACATCGAGACTTGTGAACTTATAAGCACATCCAAGCATGCATGATAAaggtaaaaaattaaagatataaaaaaaagtcatattttttaccaatcttttatttatttttcttttttattgattaaaatgAAAGTATTATTAAACAATACAGTTTTCCATCATTACAATAATAAAGACAGAGGGACACGTCGACAGTTCGAATAGTGTCTAAACAATTAATGATATATAGAAataagtggattttttttttttttaagatagttttaacctatgacgtatgttttttatggtaactctttattatcaaactaatATTTTAATCGGTTTTTAGTATAGGCAAAAAttgaaactcaaattttttattcaataatcaaaaactttttcaattgaactaactagaactcactaaaaaaaaatggactttGATAGTAATCATGACTATGATTGTCAAAATCGTGATCTAGATTATAGAATTGCACAATTTTACAATGCCACCTTACCAAAACATTTAAGATCGCactaaaattgtaaaaatggtAAGATCGTATGTAGGATTGCGTAGAATCGTACGAGATCctaccaaaaacataaatttttggttttttttttttttttttttttttggataaattctttgttttgatgaagttttaagggtttttattttttcttattgtgatggtatgactttgtattttttattttataaaattatattaacctaagcaaatgttttctaatttctagttcacttgtaatcaaaatgaaggaatgcttcatcatttttaaatgaagaatttgatgttgGCTTTACTGTCTTTTAAGCtataatgttgttaaatttgtttaattaatatactaatttgttttctaatattactaaaatattttttatatataattttattagttatgtttgtatttgtatattgattgattgatttttttgagcgTGGTCTTTAATTGTTGTTGagtggtataacttgaatagttAAGTGTGAAATTGTATCTTGATATCTTTTGCAGCTctagtataaaaatatataatgtctacatagatgatgaaatagatgatgatgattaaaaaatttaggatgGTGGTTATAAAAATCTtagaatgagaataattaaatgttcacCTCACCTTAAAATTCATcttacttttggatttcatattgtagttagctagtttccatttgctaacttattttggatttcaaacttggaacttagaacttggaaaatatttttcatatgttttgataaaaattttggtatttggttgctaattaaacatgtattgaactttttagatacattaggtcaaaacttaaaatatattgttTCGTTAGTATAGACTTAACAAtgtatgacatgcaaattacatcatatgatgcaatttaagtttttttatggatgaatttataatttatgtgattattcaacatacaaaaccattatcaatgtgtttattgctttaaatctgaaaatatgtATGATCTTATGATTCACGATCTGATCCTACGATGTACGATCCCACCTACCTTCAACGATCTTACATAAGATCTCGATTTTAACAACCTtggtcatgactcatgagcTGCTTCATGTTGTATTCTTCcatggttgaaaaaaaaataaaaaaggtatgCACACAAGTTtgcttatcttttattttttggtaatatataaAAGGGTAAATTCCAGAAAACTACCTGAGGTTTGGGGAAATACCACTCAGGTCCAACACATTTTAAAATTGACCAATTAGGTCCCTAAAAGACATATTAGTCACTAATACCCTTAACACCGTTAAACCCTCCgtcatttttctttccctcacTCAGAATTCTCAGTATCTTCTCTCTGGTTCCTTTCCCTCTTTCAATCCTAGCCAAAGccataataaaaaaacccaaatcttacCACAAAACTCAAAGCCAAAAAGATATAGAAACCctttgaagaaaagaagaaaactaaTTTGACACAATTCAAAGATCAATCATTTGCACActcaaaagccaaaaataagatgtaaaaacaaaaacccagatcCAAAAACAGCTCCAAAACAAGAAACAACACAAAGATCCACTGATTATTGAAGCTGGGGTCACACGGTGGGATTTGGGGTAAGATTTGGATAGCCATCAACGCCATCCAAACCATCAAGCGAGCTCACAAGTCCTCCTCCACCACACCCGATTACTCCCCCATCCTTTCTCGCCTCCTCAAATCCAACCTCCTCGCTACCCTACGTGAGCTCCTACGCCAAGACCACTGTGCCCTCGCTCTCCACACCTTCTTCGTCGTCCGATCTGAATACAACAATCCAGACTTGTCCCTCTACGCCGACGTGGCCCCCGCTCTTGCGAGGAACATAATGGTGGAAGATCTCAACCGTCTAATCTGTGACTTGGAGACAGATTGTGGTGGAGGTGGGATCCAGTGTGACGATAAGGGGTTCATCGGGTTGATCAAGGCGATGATTGATGTTGATAGGAGGGAATCGACGGTCAGGATTTACGAGAGTGTAGAGACGATATAGTTTTGTGGTAAgatgtgggtttttttgttaTGGCTTTGGCTGGGATTGAAAGAGGGAGAGGAACCAGAGAGAAGAGACGAGAGAGAATTCTGAGTGAGGGAAAGAAAAGTGACGGAGTGTTTAACGGTGTTAAGGGTATTAGAGACTAATATGTCTTTTAGGGACCTAATTGGTCAATTTTGAAATGTGTTGGACTTGAGTGGTATTTCCCCAAACCTCAGGGTAGTTTTCTGGAATTTACCCTATATAAAAATTTGATTACAGTAAGGTCCAACTAATAAGAATGCTAGAAATATGTAAATTATATTATTCACTTGGAGCCATTTATCGGCAAGATGCAAATATTAGGTCTTCTACGATCCC encodes:
- the LOC126704813 gene encoding protein THYLAKOID ASSEMBLY 8, chloroplastic-like; this translates as LLKLGSHGGIWGKIWIAINAIQTIKRAHKSSSTTPDYSPILSRLLKSNLLATLRELLRQDHCALALHTFFVVRSEYNNPDLSLYADVAPALARNIMVEDLNRLICDLETDCGGGGIQCDDKGFIGLIKAMIDVDRRESTVRIYESVETI